A window from Vigna angularis cultivar LongXiaoDou No.4 chromosome 7, ASM1680809v1, whole genome shotgun sequence encodes these proteins:
- the LOC108318733 gene encoding probable methyltransferase PMT10 isoform X1: MSFTHSNQMKSLRSIDFLKTSSFVRVTALTLFALTLFLFLFTHFSPTSYSSFAFSSSAAVDAPSPEQPPPPPPPPTPLAMAPHLPEPKVFREPPLPPVERMGVLDGNGVMTEDFRVGELDPGLEEEGQNGSVSVKESSGVREKVEKYKVCDVRMVDFVPCLDNEEVLKKLEGSVRGEKYERHCPQEGMGLNCLVPPPKGYRRPVLWPKSRDEVWFSNVPHTRLVEDKGGQNWISIKNDKFVFPGGGTQFIHGADKYLDQISEMVPDISFGKNTRVALDVGCGVASFGAFLMQRNVTTFSIAPKDVHENQIQFALERGVPAMAAVFATHRLLFPSQAFDLIHCSRCRINWTRDDGILLLEANRLLRAGGYFVWAAQPVYKHEEALQEKWKEMENLTANICWELVRKEGYIAIWQKPMNNNCYLSRDMAEHPPLCESNDDPDNVWYVNLKACITELPSNGFGANVTEWPLRLHEPPKRLQSIQLDAIVSRDELFRADTKYWFEIIESYVRAFRWKEYNLRNVMDMRAGFGGVAAALLDLRIDCWVMNVVPVSGFNTLPVIYDRGLIGVVHDWCEPFDTYPRTYDLLHAAGLFSVEKKRKKCNISSIMLEMDRILRPGGRVYIRDTTFIIGELEEIATALGWSSSLNDVGEGPYSSWKILRSEKPF; the protein is encoded by the exons ATGTCGTTCACACACTCAAACCAAATGAAGTCCCTACGGTCCATTGATTTTCTCAAAACCTCTTCATTTGTTAGAGTCACCGCTCTCACACTCTTCGCCCTCACcctctttctcttcctcttcacGCATTTCTCCCCCACCTCTTACTCTTCCTTCGCCTTCTCCTCTTCTGCCGCCGTCGATGCACCCTCGCCGGAGCAGccaccacctcctcctcctcctccgacTCCGCTGGCGATGGCGCCTCATCTTCCGGAGCCGAAAGTGTTTCGTGAACCGCCGTTACCGCCGGTGGAGCGAATGGGGGTGTTGGACGGGAACGGCGTGATGACGGAGGATTTCAGAGTGGGGGAGTTAGATCCGGGTTTGGAGGAGGAAGGGCAAAACGGCAGCGTTTCTGTAAAGGAGAGTAGTGGTGTGAGGGAGAAAGTGGAGAAGTATAAGGTGTGTGATGTGAGGATGGTGGATTTTGTGCCGTGTTTGGATAATGAGGAAGTGTTGAAGAAGTTGGAAGGGAGCGTGAGAGGGGAGAAGTACGAGCGGCATTGCCCCCAAGAAGGGATGGGCCTCAACTGTCTGGTGCCGCCGCCCAAGGGTTACCGGCGGCCCGTACTTTGGCCCAAAAGCAGAGACGAG GTTTGGTTTAGTAATGTACCCCATACACGTTTGGTTGAGGATAAAGGTGGGCAAAATTGGATATCAATAAAGaatgataaatttgtttttccTGGTGGTGGAACTCAATTTATACATGGTGCAGATAAATACCTGGATCAGATTTCTGAG ATGGTTCCTGACATTTCATTTGGTAAAAACACCAGAGTTGCATTAGACGTTGGTTGTGGAGTGGCAAGTTTTGGTGCCTTTTTGATGCAACGTAATGTGACCACTTTTTCAATAGCTCCAAAAGATGTTCATGAAAATCAGATTCAATTTGCACTTGAGCGAGGTGTGCCTGCCATGGCAGCAGTATTTGCTACACACCGTTTATTATTCCCAAGTCAGGCATTTGATCTCATCCATTGTTCAAGATGCAGAATTAATTGGACTCGTGATG ATGGAATTTTGCTTCTTGAGGCCAACAGGCTCCTGAGAGCAGGTGGCTACTTTGTCTGGGCAGCACAGCCTGTTTACAAACATGAAGAGGCCCTTCAAGAGAAATGGAAAG AAATGGAGAACTTGACAGCTAACATTTGTTGGGAACTTGTACGAAAGGAGGGTTATATTGCTATATGGCAGAAGCCTATGAACAATAATTGCTACCTTAGTCGAGACATGGCTGAGCATCCTCCATTATGTGAGTCCAATGACGATCCAGATAATGTTTG GTATGTCAACCTTAAGGCTTGCATCACTGAATTACCTAGTAATGGATTTGGAGCAAATGTTACAGAGTGGCCTTTGCGTCTCCATGAACCACCAAAAAGGCTCCAAAGCATCCAATTGGATGCCATTGTATCCAGAGATGAACTTTTCAGGGCTGATACAAAATATTGGTTTGAAATAATAGAAAGTTACGTTCGGGCTTTCCGTTGGAAGGAGTATAACCTGAGAAATGTAATGGACATGAGGGCAGGATTTGGAGG GGTTGCTGCTGCACTGCTTGATCTCCGTATTGACTGTTGGGTTATGAATGTTGTCCCTGTTAGTGGATTCAATACCTTGCCTGTTATATATGACCGTGGGCTGATAGGAGTTGTGCATGATTG GTGTGAACCATTTGACACCTACCCTAGAACATATGATCTGCTGCATGCAGCAGGTCTTTTCTCTGTTGAAAAGAAGAG GAAAAAGTGTAACATCTCAAGCATTATGCTTGAGATGGATCGGATACTAAGACCAGGAGGGCGTGTATATATACGTGACACCACATTCATTATTGGTGAACTTGAAGAAATTGCAACTGCATTGGGATGGTCAAGTTCCCTAAATGATGTCGGAGAGGGTCCCTATTCAAGTTGGAAGATATTAAGGTCTGAGAAACCATTCTGA
- the LOC108318733 gene encoding probable methyltransferase PMT10 isoform X2 — MVPDISFGKNTRVALDVGCGVASFGAFLMQRNVTTFSIAPKDVHENQIQFALERGVPAMAAVFATHRLLFPSQAFDLIHCSRCRINWTRDDGILLLEANRLLRAGGYFVWAAQPVYKHEEALQEKWKEMENLTANICWELVRKEGYIAIWQKPMNNNCYLSRDMAEHPPLCESNDDPDNVWYVNLKACITELPSNGFGANVTEWPLRLHEPPKRLQSIQLDAIVSRDELFRADTKYWFEIIESYVRAFRWKEYNLRNVMDMRAGFGGVAAALLDLRIDCWVMNVVPVSGFNTLPVIYDRGLIGVVHDWCEPFDTYPRTYDLLHAAGLFSVEKKRKKCNISSIMLEMDRILRPGGRVYIRDTTFIIGELEEIATALGWSSSLNDVGEGPYSSWKILRSEKPF, encoded by the exons ATGGTTCCTGACATTTCATTTGGTAAAAACACCAGAGTTGCATTAGACGTTGGTTGTGGAGTGGCAAGTTTTGGTGCCTTTTTGATGCAACGTAATGTGACCACTTTTTCAATAGCTCCAAAAGATGTTCATGAAAATCAGATTCAATTTGCACTTGAGCGAGGTGTGCCTGCCATGGCAGCAGTATTTGCTACACACCGTTTATTATTCCCAAGTCAGGCATTTGATCTCATCCATTGTTCAAGATGCAGAATTAATTGGACTCGTGATG ATGGAATTTTGCTTCTTGAGGCCAACAGGCTCCTGAGAGCAGGTGGCTACTTTGTCTGGGCAGCACAGCCTGTTTACAAACATGAAGAGGCCCTTCAAGAGAAATGGAAAG AAATGGAGAACTTGACAGCTAACATTTGTTGGGAACTTGTACGAAAGGAGGGTTATATTGCTATATGGCAGAAGCCTATGAACAATAATTGCTACCTTAGTCGAGACATGGCTGAGCATCCTCCATTATGTGAGTCCAATGACGATCCAGATAATGTTTG GTATGTCAACCTTAAGGCTTGCATCACTGAATTACCTAGTAATGGATTTGGAGCAAATGTTACAGAGTGGCCTTTGCGTCTCCATGAACCACCAAAAAGGCTCCAAAGCATCCAATTGGATGCCATTGTATCCAGAGATGAACTTTTCAGGGCTGATACAAAATATTGGTTTGAAATAATAGAAAGTTACGTTCGGGCTTTCCGTTGGAAGGAGTATAACCTGAGAAATGTAATGGACATGAGGGCAGGATTTGGAGG GGTTGCTGCTGCACTGCTTGATCTCCGTATTGACTGTTGGGTTATGAATGTTGTCCCTGTTAGTGGATTCAATACCTTGCCTGTTATATATGACCGTGGGCTGATAGGAGTTGTGCATGATTG GTGTGAACCATTTGACACCTACCCTAGAACATATGATCTGCTGCATGCAGCAGGTCTTTTCTCTGTTGAAAAGAAGAG GAAAAAGTGTAACATCTCAAGCATTATGCTTGAGATGGATCGGATACTAAGACCAGGAGGGCGTGTATATATACGTGACACCACATTCATTATTGGTGAACTTGAAGAAATTGCAACTGCATTGGGATGGTCAAGTTCCCTAAATGATGTCGGAGAGGGTCCCTATTCAAGTTGGAAGATATTAAGGTCTGAGAAACCATTCTGA
- the LOC108337998 gene encoding uncharacterized protein LOC108337998 isoform X1 — MQAEDGTSNGDKWAVLGRRSDSEDRDYGGRNLGRNNVAGGEEDRGLKDESLKDGVVVEGEEVRGLKKESVDSRVTSKGGNGIAEGEEVRVLKREAINNGVTHEGGNGVTNRKEVWGLKNGTVNTGLTVVGVNGVAEGEEKVQDLSNETVNNGMVLEGGNGVAESEEVLGSKKEVINNGVAIADGNVVAYSGEDLGSKDEAVNNEVAIADGSGVTPVEHDRLKNETVDHVEVLTNGFGVVEGKSGAVECFRTYKRRKHVKCASEFKVQENSRKHLELETLKIDSNGQERSLDLDCLLYRLQSEANGQENAVHNGFCTEPDGHGATERCQRLFCDILASEEFSSLCKVLLENFQEMKPETIFDFSQINSRMKEQAYEQTPTLFLSDLQEVWQKLQNTGHQIVAIARSLSNLSKASFCERVVISTPRSFEDGKQVESISHMKPERRVECVTLKVGSCRHCGDKAEGVDCLVCDSCEEMYHLSCIEPAVEEIPPKSWFCANCTASGIGCQHENCVVCERLNVPKKLDDIVCKEIIPTKEEKLNELEENSICTCDGIPVSAGPRHLSVCKICKIVVQRGKIKICGHLFCPSKYYHVRCLSSKQLRTYGHCWYCPSCICQVCFTDKDDDKIVLCDGCDHAYHMYCLKPPLNLIPVGKWFCIKCDAGILAIRKARKAYESKKGKIGQKDLKPNEDIDKKWNRKRERESDKVGGMEMLITAANTLNSEEKMNAIQIESERTLK; from the exons ATGCAAGCTGAGGATGGAACTAGCAATGGTGATAAGTGGGCTGTGTTGGGTAGGAGGTCAGACTCTGAAGATAGAGATTACGGGGGTAGAAATCTAGGTAGAAACAATGTTGCTGGAGGTGAAGAAGATCGGGGCTTGAAGGATGAATCTTTAAAGGATGGGGTTGTGGTTGAAGGTGAAGAAGTTCGGGGTTTGAAGAAGGAATCTGTTGATAGTAGGGTGACGAGTAAAGGTGGGAATGGTATTGCTGAAGGTGAAGAAGTGCGGGTCTTGAAGCGTGAAGCTATAAATAATGGGGTGACGCACGAAGGAGGAAATGGTGTTACAAATAGGAAAGAAGTTTGGGGTTTGAAGAATGGAACTGTAAATACCGGGTTAACAGTTGTGGGGGTCAATGGTGTTGCTGAAGGTGAAGAAAAAGTTCAGGACTTGAGTAATGAAACTGTAAATAATGGAATGGTACTTGAGGGTGGAAATGGTGTTGCTGAAAGCGAAGAGGTTTTGGGCTCAAAGAAGGAAGTTATAAATAATGGAGTGGCAATTGCTGATGGGAATGTTGTTGCTTACAGTGGAGAAGATCTGGGCTCAAAGGATGAAGCTGTAAACAATGAGGTGGCAATTGCAGATGGGAGTGGTGTTACTCCAGTTGAACATGATCGCTTGAAGAATGAAACTGTAGATCATGTAGAAGTACTTACAAATGGATTTGGTGTTGTAGAAGGGAAGTCTGGTGCAGTTGAATGTTTTCGAACATATAAGAGGCGCAAGCATGTAAAATGTGCTTCAGAATTTAAAGTTCAGGAGAACAGCAGAAAGCATTTGGAATTG GAAACTCTTAAAATTGACAGTAATGGTCAAGAACGCTCTTTGGATTTAGATTGTTTGCTTTACAGATTACAGAGTGAAGCTAATGGGCAAGAAAATGCTGTGCATAATGGATTTTGTACTGAGCCTGATGGTCATGGTGCAACTGAAAGGTGTCAGCGATTGTTCTGCGATATCTTAGCCTCCGAAGAGTTCAGTTCATTATGTAAAGTACTGCTTGAAAATTTCCAAGAAATGAAACCTGAAACTATATTTGACTTTAGCCAGATAAACTCAAGGATGAAGGAACAAGCTTATGAGCAAACGCCTACACTTTTCTTATCTGATCTTCAAGAG GTTTGGCAGAAGCTTCAAAATACTGGCCATCAGATTGTTGCTATAGCCAGGAGCCTCTCCAACTTGTCAAAAGCTTCCTTCTGTGAGCGG GTTGTGATTTCAACGCCCAGATCCTTCGAAGACGGAAAACAAGTG GAATCAATCTCTCACATGAAGCCGGAGCGGAGAGTAGAATGTGTTACATTAAAAGTTGGCAGTTGCAGGCATTGTGGAGACAAAGCAGAAGGTGTAGACTGTTTGGTTTGTGATTCATGTGAAGAGATGTATCATCTGTCTTGTATTGAGCCTGCTGTAGAAGAAATACCCCCTAAAAGCTGGTTCTGTGCCAATTGTACTGCCAGTGGAATTGGATGTCAACATGAGAACTGTGTGGTGTGTGAACGGTTGAATGTCCCAAAGAAACTGGACGACATTGTCTGCAAGGAAATCATCCCTACAAAAGAGGAAAAACTGAATGAATTGGAGGAGAATTCAATCTGTACTTGTGATGGGATTCCAGTTTCCGCTGGGCCGAGACATCTATCTGTCTGcaaaatttgtaaaatagtGGTGCAGcgtggaaaaataaaaatctgtgGTCACTTATTTTGCCCCAGTAAGTACTACCATGTAAGGTGTTTGTCTAGTAAGCAGCTTAGGACTTACGGTCACTGTTGGTATTGCCCTTCTTGTATATGCCAAGTCTGCTTCACTGACAAAGATGATGATAAGATTGTTCTCTGTGATGGCTGTGATCATGCATACCATATGTACTGTTTGAAACCTCCGCTGAATTTGATTCCTGTGGGGAAATGGTTCTGCATAAAATGTGATGCAGGGATACTAGCAATACGCAAGGCAAGAAAGGCATACGAGAGCAAGAAAGGGAAAATTGGACAGAAGGATTTAAAGCCAAATGAAGACATTGACAAGAAATGGAACAGAAAACGTGAACGGGAATCTGATAAAGTTGGAGGAATGGAGATGCTTATAACTGCAGCAAATACTCTGAATtctgaagagaaaatgaatgcAATCCAGATTGAGTCAGAGAGAACATTAAAATAA
- the LOC108337998 gene encoding uncharacterized protein LOC108337998 isoform X3, with the protein MQAEDGTSNGDKWAVLGRRSDSEDRDYGGRNLGRNNVAGGEEDRGLKDESLKDGVVVEGEEVRGLKKESVDSRVTSKGGNGIAEGEEVRVLKREAINNGVTHEGGNGVTNRKEVWGLKNGTVNTGLTVVGVNGVAEGEEKVQDLSNETVNNGMVLEGGNGVAESEEVLGSKKEVINNGVAIADGNVVAYSGEDLGSKDEAVNNEVAIADGSGVTPVEHDRLKNETVDHVEVLTNGFGVVEGKSGAVECFRTYKRRKHVKCASEFKVQENSRKHLELETLKIDSNGQERSLDLDCLLYRLQSEANGQENAVHNGFCTEPDGHGATERCQRLFCDILASEEFSSLCKVLLENFQEMKPETIFDFSQINSRMKEQAYEQTPTLFLSDLQEVWQKLQNTGHQIVAIARSLSNLSKASFCERVVISTPRSFEDGKQVESISHMKPERRVECVTLKVGSCRHCGDKAEGVDCLVCDSCEEMYHLSCIEPAVEEIPPKSWFCANCTASGIGCQHENCVVCERLNVPKKLDDIVCKEIIPTKEEKLNELEENSICTCDGIPVSAGPRHLSVCKICKIVVQRGKIKICGHLFCPRILAIRKARKAYESKKGKIGQKDLKPNEDIDKKWNRKRERESDKVGGMEMLITAANTLNSEEKMNAIQIESERTLK; encoded by the exons ATGCAAGCTGAGGATGGAACTAGCAATGGTGATAAGTGGGCTGTGTTGGGTAGGAGGTCAGACTCTGAAGATAGAGATTACGGGGGTAGAAATCTAGGTAGAAACAATGTTGCTGGAGGTGAAGAAGATCGGGGCTTGAAGGATGAATCTTTAAAGGATGGGGTTGTGGTTGAAGGTGAAGAAGTTCGGGGTTTGAAGAAGGAATCTGTTGATAGTAGGGTGACGAGTAAAGGTGGGAATGGTATTGCTGAAGGTGAAGAAGTGCGGGTCTTGAAGCGTGAAGCTATAAATAATGGGGTGACGCACGAAGGAGGAAATGGTGTTACAAATAGGAAAGAAGTTTGGGGTTTGAAGAATGGAACTGTAAATACCGGGTTAACAGTTGTGGGGGTCAATGGTGTTGCTGAAGGTGAAGAAAAAGTTCAGGACTTGAGTAATGAAACTGTAAATAATGGAATGGTACTTGAGGGTGGAAATGGTGTTGCTGAAAGCGAAGAGGTTTTGGGCTCAAAGAAGGAAGTTATAAATAATGGAGTGGCAATTGCTGATGGGAATGTTGTTGCTTACAGTGGAGAAGATCTGGGCTCAAAGGATGAAGCTGTAAACAATGAGGTGGCAATTGCAGATGGGAGTGGTGTTACTCCAGTTGAACATGATCGCTTGAAGAATGAAACTGTAGATCATGTAGAAGTACTTACAAATGGATTTGGTGTTGTAGAAGGGAAGTCTGGTGCAGTTGAATGTTTTCGAACATATAAGAGGCGCAAGCATGTAAAATGTGCTTCAGAATTTAAAGTTCAGGAGAACAGCAGAAAGCATTTGGAATTG GAAACTCTTAAAATTGACAGTAATGGTCAAGAACGCTCTTTGGATTTAGATTGTTTGCTTTACAGATTACAGAGTGAAGCTAATGGGCAAGAAAATGCTGTGCATAATGGATTTTGTACTGAGCCTGATGGTCATGGTGCAACTGAAAGGTGTCAGCGATTGTTCTGCGATATCTTAGCCTCCGAAGAGTTCAGTTCATTATGTAAAGTACTGCTTGAAAATTTCCAAGAAATGAAACCTGAAACTATATTTGACTTTAGCCAGATAAACTCAAGGATGAAGGAACAAGCTTATGAGCAAACGCCTACACTTTTCTTATCTGATCTTCAAGAG GTTTGGCAGAAGCTTCAAAATACTGGCCATCAGATTGTTGCTATAGCCAGGAGCCTCTCCAACTTGTCAAAAGCTTCCTTCTGTGAGCGG GTTGTGATTTCAACGCCCAGATCCTTCGAAGACGGAAAACAAGTG GAATCAATCTCTCACATGAAGCCGGAGCGGAGAGTAGAATGTGTTACATTAAAAGTTGGCAGTTGCAGGCATTGTGGAGACAAAGCAGAAGGTGTAGACTGTTTGGTTTGTGATTCATGTGAAGAGATGTATCATCTGTCTTGTATTGAGCCTGCTGTAGAAGAAATACCCCCTAAAAGCTGGTTCTGTGCCAATTGTACTGCCAGTGGAATTGGATGTCAACATGAGAACTGTGTGGTGTGTGAACGGTTGAATGTCCCAAAGAAACTGGACGACATTGTCTGCAAGGAAATCATCCCTACAAAAGAGGAAAAACTGAATGAATTGGAGGAGAATTCAATCTGTACTTGTGATGGGATTCCAGTTTCCGCTGGGCCGAGACATCTATCTGTCTGcaaaatttgtaaaatagtGGTGCAGcgtggaaaaataaaaatctgtgGTCACTTATTTTGCCCCA GGATACTAGCAATACGCAAGGCAAGAAAGGCATACGAGAGCAAGAAAGGGAAAATTGGACAGAAGGATTTAAAGCCAAATGAAGACATTGACAAGAAATGGAACAGAAAACGTGAACGGGAATCTGATAAAGTTGGAGGAATGGAGATGCTTATAACTGCAGCAAATACTCTGAATtctgaagagaaaatgaatgcAATCCAGATTGAGTCAGAGAGAACATTAAAATAA
- the LOC108337998 gene encoding uncharacterized protein LOC108337998 isoform X2, producing MQAEDGTSNGDKWAVLGRRSDSEDRDYGGRNLGRNNVAGGEEDRGLKDESLKDGVVVEGEEVRGLKKESVDSRVTSKGGNGIAEGEEVRVLKREAINNGVTHEGGNGVTNRKEVWGLKNGTVNTGLTVVGVNGVAEGEEKVQDLSNETVNNGMVLEGGNGVAESEEVLGSKKEVINNGVAIADGNVVAYSGEDLGSKDEAVNNEVAIADGSGVTPVEHDRLKNETVDHVEVLTNGFGVVEGKSGAVECFRTYKRRKHVKCASEFKVQENSRKHLELETLKIDSNGQERSLDLDCLLYRLQSEANGQENAVHNGFCTEPDGHGATESQINSRMKEQAYEQTPTLFLSDLQEVWQKLQNTGHQIVAIARSLSNLSKASFCERVVISTPRSFEDGKQVESISHMKPERRVECVTLKVGSCRHCGDKAEGVDCLVCDSCEEMYHLSCIEPAVEEIPPKSWFCANCTASGIGCQHENCVVCERLNVPKKLDDIVCKEIIPTKEEKLNELEENSICTCDGIPVSAGPRHLSVCKICKIVVQRGKIKICGHLFCPSKYYHVRCLSSKQLRTYGHCWYCPSCICQVCFTDKDDDKIVLCDGCDHAYHMYCLKPPLNLIPVGKWFCIKCDAGILAIRKARKAYESKKGKIGQKDLKPNEDIDKKWNRKRERESDKVGGMEMLITAANTLNSEEKMNAIQIESERTLK from the exons ATGCAAGCTGAGGATGGAACTAGCAATGGTGATAAGTGGGCTGTGTTGGGTAGGAGGTCAGACTCTGAAGATAGAGATTACGGGGGTAGAAATCTAGGTAGAAACAATGTTGCTGGAGGTGAAGAAGATCGGGGCTTGAAGGATGAATCTTTAAAGGATGGGGTTGTGGTTGAAGGTGAAGAAGTTCGGGGTTTGAAGAAGGAATCTGTTGATAGTAGGGTGACGAGTAAAGGTGGGAATGGTATTGCTGAAGGTGAAGAAGTGCGGGTCTTGAAGCGTGAAGCTATAAATAATGGGGTGACGCACGAAGGAGGAAATGGTGTTACAAATAGGAAAGAAGTTTGGGGTTTGAAGAATGGAACTGTAAATACCGGGTTAACAGTTGTGGGGGTCAATGGTGTTGCTGAAGGTGAAGAAAAAGTTCAGGACTTGAGTAATGAAACTGTAAATAATGGAATGGTACTTGAGGGTGGAAATGGTGTTGCTGAAAGCGAAGAGGTTTTGGGCTCAAAGAAGGAAGTTATAAATAATGGAGTGGCAATTGCTGATGGGAATGTTGTTGCTTACAGTGGAGAAGATCTGGGCTCAAAGGATGAAGCTGTAAACAATGAGGTGGCAATTGCAGATGGGAGTGGTGTTACTCCAGTTGAACATGATCGCTTGAAGAATGAAACTGTAGATCATGTAGAAGTACTTACAAATGGATTTGGTGTTGTAGAAGGGAAGTCTGGTGCAGTTGAATGTTTTCGAACATATAAGAGGCGCAAGCATGTAAAATGTGCTTCAGAATTTAAAGTTCAGGAGAACAGCAGAAAGCATTTGGAATTG GAAACTCTTAAAATTGACAGTAATGGTCAAGAACGCTCTTTGGATTTAGATTGTTTGCTTTACAGATTACAGAGTGAAGCTAATGGGCAAGAAAATGCTGTGCATAATGGATTTTGTACTGAGCCTGATGGTCATGGTGCAACTGAAAG CCAGATAAACTCAAGGATGAAGGAACAAGCTTATGAGCAAACGCCTACACTTTTCTTATCTGATCTTCAAGAG GTTTGGCAGAAGCTTCAAAATACTGGCCATCAGATTGTTGCTATAGCCAGGAGCCTCTCCAACTTGTCAAAAGCTTCCTTCTGTGAGCGG GTTGTGATTTCAACGCCCAGATCCTTCGAAGACGGAAAACAAGTG GAATCAATCTCTCACATGAAGCCGGAGCGGAGAGTAGAATGTGTTACATTAAAAGTTGGCAGTTGCAGGCATTGTGGAGACAAAGCAGAAGGTGTAGACTGTTTGGTTTGTGATTCATGTGAAGAGATGTATCATCTGTCTTGTATTGAGCCTGCTGTAGAAGAAATACCCCCTAAAAGCTGGTTCTGTGCCAATTGTACTGCCAGTGGAATTGGATGTCAACATGAGAACTGTGTGGTGTGTGAACGGTTGAATGTCCCAAAGAAACTGGACGACATTGTCTGCAAGGAAATCATCCCTACAAAAGAGGAAAAACTGAATGAATTGGAGGAGAATTCAATCTGTACTTGTGATGGGATTCCAGTTTCCGCTGGGCCGAGACATCTATCTGTCTGcaaaatttgtaaaatagtGGTGCAGcgtggaaaaataaaaatctgtgGTCACTTATTTTGCCCCAGTAAGTACTACCATGTAAGGTGTTTGTCTAGTAAGCAGCTTAGGACTTACGGTCACTGTTGGTATTGCCCTTCTTGTATATGCCAAGTCTGCTTCACTGACAAAGATGATGATAAGATTGTTCTCTGTGATGGCTGTGATCATGCATACCATATGTACTGTTTGAAACCTCCGCTGAATTTGATTCCTGTGGGGAAATGGTTCTGCATAAAATGTGATGCAGGGATACTAGCAATACGCAAGGCAAGAAAGGCATACGAGAGCAAGAAAGGGAAAATTGGACAGAAGGATTTAAAGCCAAATGAAGACATTGACAAGAAATGGAACAGAAAACGTGAACGGGAATCTGATAAAGTTGGAGGAATGGAGATGCTTATAACTGCAGCAAATACTCTGAATtctgaagagaaaatgaatgcAATCCAGATTGAGTCAGAGAGAACATTAAAATAA